The following are encoded in a window of Dictyostelium discoideum AX4 chromosome 6 chromosome, whole genome shotgun sequence genomic DNA:
- a CDS encoding seven transmembrane domain protein: MTFLYFSSCLLITFSPFYIIYKSLKLNEIKSNQLILYGFIGCIFTQFLKMLIIATFLPSFNTTSIGIYPEIIKIICNVIDLFSMSLVLKFAEFSGSKDYRILGIGIGWSFSHAIMSQLIPLLMGTLSISFDFSYYLDSIESNFIAIQQLVVFKLLYLYNKYYNENGKQQQEQKQQQQHEILSPDLVKILLIVFLTMNSILELIQHHFSISHIHFVVIQFLYTLTFFYYSKYKFIK, encoded by the exons ATgacatttttatatttttcgaGTTGTCTTTTGATAACATTTTCtccattttatattatttataaatcattaaaact aaatgaaataaaatccaatcaattaatattatatggATTCATTGGATGTATATTCACTCAGTTcttaaaaatgttaattaTTGCAACCTTTCTACCATCATTTAATACTACTTCAATTGGTATATACCCT gaaataattaaaataatttgtaatgttatagatttattttcaatgtcATTGGTATTAAAGTTTGCAGAATTTTCAGGATCAAAAGATTATAGAATTTTAGGAATTGGAATTGGTTGGTCATTTTCTCATGCAATAATGTCACAATTGATTCCTTTACTTATGGGTACACTTAGtatttcttttgatttttcctATTATTTAGATTCAATTGAGAGTAATTTCATTGCAATTCAACAATTGGTAGTATTCAAGTTACTTTATTTAtacaataaatattataatgaaaatggaaAACAACAGCAAGAGCAAaagcagcagcaacaacatgAAATATTATCACCAGATTtagttaaaatattattaattgtttttttaactaTGAATAGTATTTTGGAATTAATTCAACatcatttttcaatttctcaTATTCATTTTGTAGTAATTCAATTTCTATATACTTTAactttcttttattattcaaaatataaattcataaaataa
- the sf1 gene encoding CCHC-type zinc finger-containing protein (K homology  (KH), type 1 domain containing-protein) translates to MSPNDVEQQQLPTQNNNYNDNINSPSLNDDDEDSFFREIKEISRGRPKTRDEIQISDRTRLSRWDTPLTNDGVSPFSSIFKTLPPGLTDEQIAALILRLRVDEITKKITIGPIEFTERDRERSPSPPPTYDNNGKRSNTREQRIKEKLQKERHQLVVTAQQINPTYKPPSDYQPPNEKKTRKIYIPIKNHPEYNFIGLIIGPRGNTQKRMEKESGAKIAIRGKGSSRDGKPTKLQFQENDELHVLLTADTVDQLDKAEVLVREFLIPVEEGKNEHKRQQLRELAEMNGTLRERPAYMGNRSWTPVDIKCVQCGETSHPSSDCPLRSNESNQQYIESEYQKFIDEMSKSLGFDISISPNQNDNSLQNINLNNNNNNSNGNNNGNNNGRNFNNDTVGDMDESPPHHTQSHFQQNSPQFDQQQHQQQWNNNNNNNNNNNHNNNNNNNNNNNNNNNNNNNNNNNNNNNNNFSNYNNNNQSFYNNNNSPYGPPNGGSPYGPPRNTY, encoded by the exons atgtcacCCAATGATGTTGAACAACAGCAGCTACCAACCCAAAATAACAactataatgataatataaatagtccatcattaaatgatgatgatgaggattcattttttagagaaattaaagaaattagcAGAGGTAGACCAAAAACTAGAGATGAAATTCAAATAAGTGATAGAACAAGACTATCAAGATGGGATACACCTTTAACAAATGATGGGGTTTCACCTTTTTcaagtatttttaaaaccctACCACCTGGTTTAACTGATGAACAAATTGCTGCTTTAATtt TAAGATTAAGAGTTGATGAAATTACAAAGAAAATTACAATTGGACCAATTGAATTTACAGAGAGAGATAGAGAGagatcaccatcaccaccaccaacttatgataataatggtaagAGATCAAATACAAGGGAACAGAGAATTAAGGAAAAGCTACAAAAGGAGAGACATCAATTGGTTGTAACAGCACAACAAATCAATCCAACCTATAAACCACCATCAGATTATCAACCACCAAATGAGAAGAAAACTAGAAAGATCTACATCCCAATAAAGAATCATCCAGAATATAATTTCATTGGTTTAATCATCGGACCACGTGGTAACACACAAAAACGTATGGAGAAAGAGTCTGGTGCAAAAATTGCTATCAGGGGTAAAGGTTCATCACGTGATGGCAAACCAACCAAACTTCAATTTCAAGAGAATGATGAGTTACACGTTCTCCTAACTGCAGACACTGTTGATCAATTGGATAAGGCGGAAGTGTTGGTTAGAGAGTTTTTAATACCAGTTGAGGAGGGTAAGAATGAACATAAACGTCAACAACTTCGTGAATTGGCTGAAATGAATGGTACACTTAGAGAACGTCCTGCTTACATGGGTAATCGTAGTTGGACACCTGTCGATATAAAATGTGTTCAATGTGGTGAAACTAGTCATCCTTCCTCTGATTGTCCATTACGTTCGAATGAATCAAATCAACAATATATCGAATCTGAATATCAAAAATTCATTGATGAAATGTCTAAATCTTTAGGTTTTGATATTAGTATTTCTCCAaatcaaaatgataattctttacaaaatataaatttaaataataataataacaatagtaatggtaataataatggaaataataatggacgtaattttaataatgatactgTTGGTGATATGGATGAATCACCTCCACATCATACTCAATCACACTTTCAACAAAATTCACCTCAATttgatcaacaacaacaccaacaacaatggaataataataacaataacaacaacaataacaatcataataataataataataataataataataataataataataataataataataataataataacaataataataacaataataataacttttcaaattataat aataataatcaatctttttacaataataataactcacCATATGGCCCTCCAAATGGTGGTTCTCCTTATGGTCCACCAAGAAATACGTACtaa